The stretch of DNA GGATTCCGAATAGATCATGGTGTTGAAGGCCACCCGTTCGCCGTTTCTAATTTCCTCGCCCTTGGGAGTCCCGAAATAGACACCGCCGGTCAACTCCCGGACCACGAGGATGTCCAGGCCGTTCTTGACCAGCTCGGGTCTGAGAAAACAGGCCGAGGCCAATTCGGGAAAGAGAGTGGCCGGGCGGAGGTTGGCGAAGAGGCCCAGAGCCTTGCGGATTCCAAGCAGCCCCTTTTCAGGCCGGATGGCCGGATCCAGTTCGTCCCACTTTGGTCCGCCCACGGCCCCCAGGAGCACGGCGTCGGCGGTCCGGCAGGCCCGGACGGTCATATCCGGCAGGGGACCTCCGGTGGAGTCGATGGCCGCCCCGCCGATGAGGGCCTCGGAGCGGATGAAATCATGATTGAATTTTTCGGCCACGGCATCCAGAACCTTGACGGCCTGATCGACGATCTCCGGGCCGATGCCGTCGCCCGGCAGGCAGCAGATGGTGGCGTTCATGAGTGTACCCCCTGGAGACGGGATCGTACATGGCCGACCAGACCGCCCTGGTCGAGGATGGACTGCATGAAGGCCGGGACCGGCGAAAAGGAGAGTTCCCGTCCTGATATCAGATTCCTGATCCGGCCACGGGCCATGTCGACTTCGATCCGATCGCCGTCGCCCGGAAGGGTGGCGTCCTCACCCAATTCGATGAGGGGCAGACCCATGTTGAAGGCGTTTCGGTAGAAAATGCGGGCGAAGCTCCGGGCCAGAACCACGGGGATGCCGGCCCCGAGGATGGCCAGGGGGGCGTGTTCGCGCGAGGATCCACAGCCGAAGTTGGCCCCGGCCACCAGGATGTCTCCGGGCGTGACCCGAGAGACCCATCCGGCTTCCAGGCCGTCGAAG from Deltaproteobacteria bacterium encodes:
- a CDS encoding 3-isopropylmalate dehydratase small subunit; the protein is MKYTGTVHAVGDHIDTDAIIPAKYLVTPDPEILGRNLFDGLEAGWVSRVTPGDILVAGANFGCGSSREHAPLAILGAGIPVVLARSFARIFYRNAFNMGLPLIELGEDATLPGDGDRIEVDMARGRIRNLISGRELSFSPVPAFMQSILDQGGLVGHVRSRLQGVHS